A region from the Isachenkonia alkalipeptolytica genome encodes:
- a CDS encoding ABC transporter ATP-binding protein, producing MKEILKVENLTTHFFTDKGVVRAVDGNSFSIYEGKTLGVVGESGCGKSITAMSILNLIEKPGQIVDGSVKFLGEELVGTTDKRIREIRGNEISMIFQEPMTSLNPVFKVGDQIGEALILHRNMSKKEAKNVGIEMLQLVGIPRAEKVIDDYPHQLSGGMRQRVMIAMSLACNPKLLIADEPTTALDVTIQAQILSLMNRLKTETDTAIMMITHDLGVVAQMADHVLVMYSGKIVESAPVNELYGNPKHPYTIGLLKSIPRLDETREELNTIEGTVPSPFELPQGCYFEPRCDKAMEICKHKHPETYKINENHTASCYLYAEEGEE from the coding sequence ATGAAAGAGATATTAAAAGTAGAAAACTTGACAACTCATTTCTTTACCGATAAAGGTGTCGTACGGGCAGTGGACGGCAACAGCTTTAGTATTTACGAAGGGAAAACCCTGGGTGTGGTAGGCGAGTCGGGATGTGGCAAGAGCATTACCGCCATGAGTATCCTGAACTTAATTGAGAAACCGGGACAGATTGTAGACGGCTCCGTGAAGTTCCTAGGGGAAGAATTAGTAGGCACCACGGATAAAAGAATTCGTGAAATCCGTGGAAATGAAATCTCAATGATTTTCCAGGAACCCATGACATCGTTAAATCCTGTATTTAAAGTGGGAGATCAAATCGGCGAAGCCTTAATTCTTCACCGAAACATGTCCAAAAAAGAAGCGAAGAACGTCGGTATCGAAATGTTGCAATTGGTAGGAATTCCCAGAGCGGAAAAGGTCATTGACGACTATCCCCATCAATTATCCGGTGGAATGCGACAACGGGTAATGATTGCCATGTCCCTGGCCTGTAATCCGAAACTGTTAATTGCCGATGAGCCTACAACGGCTCTGGACGTAACCATTCAAGCTCAAATTTTATCATTGATGAATCGATTGAAGACCGAAACGGATACGGCGATTATGATGATCACCCATGATTTAGGGGTTGTGGCCCAAATGGCGGATCATGTACTGGTGATGTATTCCGGAAAGATCGTAGAGTCCGCTCCGGTAAATGAACTTTACGGAAATCCGAAGCATCCCTATACCATCGGATTACTAAAGTCCATCCCCCGCTTGGATGAAACCCGGGAGGAACTGAATACCATTGAAGGAACGGTACCCAGTCCTTTTGAATTACCACAGGGCTGCTACTTTGAACCGAGATGTGACAAGGCCATGGAAATTTGCAAGCATAAACACCCGGAAACCTATAAAATCAACGAAAATCATACGGCGAGCTGTTATCTGTATGCGGAAGAGGGGGAGGAGTAG
- a CDS encoding ABC transporter substrate-binding protein: MKKKLILLLALLMVMSLFLAACGTDEDPVDEEENGEAVEGENGEDEDEGDDEEEAAHEIGGTVMVGVTEISGNFNPAYYSSSYDGYVVDLTFQTLMNRDIDGNWVMEAADDWEVNEEGDQITFYMNEDNYFSDGEQVTAHDVVWSYKLLSDPSYTGRYGSIADGLLGYDEYADGDTEDFPGVVAEDDFTVVFTFQEPLRTNIANTTFHIMPEHYYGEAMEYGDTEGVTELSTDPIGSGPYTLGDFAPEEYVYLERNLDYMYEDLFLIEEILLEATEMTTEMDDLLTGTVDLLAGQIDPDNIRDAEAAENINLNSYPRSGYGYVKTNNEFGPTAEKEVRQALYYSFNLEEFVSEYFDGYANTQYHPYSQESWAVTDEWVDSIAAYDFDMDRAKEILDDADWQVGDSGYREKDGEELELFILTMPEHDILETLVPMWERDWGGELDINLNISQQEFNSILDTIIYDSDANVEEWSMFFLATTITSYDPHGTVEGSFHSRNIGSGQNNTSRYSNPELDEMMDDAERIMDQEEAIPAYQEIGEILTEDAAFMPVYANTYFDFYDEKIVDFETHGIYNWVAAMRHARIEE; the protein is encoded by the coding sequence ATGAAGAAAAAGTTAATTTTGCTGTTGGCCCTGCTAATGGTGATGAGTTTGTTCCTTGCAGCTTGTGGAACAGATGAAGATCCGGTAGACGAAGAGGAAAACGGCGAAGCAGTCGAAGGAGAGAACGGCGAAGACGAAGACGAAGGTGACGACGAAGAAGAAGCAGCACATGAAATTGGAGGAACAGTGATGGTCGGGGTTACGGAAATTTCCGGTAACTTTAACCCGGCGTATTATTCTTCAAGTTATGACGGTTATGTTGTAGACTTAACCTTCCAAACCTTAATGAACCGGGACATCGACGGTAACTGGGTAATGGAAGCGGCAGATGACTGGGAAGTAAATGAAGAGGGTGACCAAATCACTTTCTACATGAACGAAGACAACTATTTCTCTGATGGAGAGCAAGTAACGGCTCACGACGTGGTATGGTCTTACAAGCTTCTTTCTGACCCATCCTACACGGGACGATATGGTTCCATTGCAGACGGGCTACTTGGATACGACGAGTATGCTGACGGAGATACTGAAGACTTCCCGGGAGTAGTTGCGGAAGATGATTTCACAGTAGTGTTTACTTTCCAAGAGCCACTACGAACAAACATTGCCAACACTACTTTCCACATTATGCCAGAGCACTATTACGGAGAGGCAATGGAGTATGGAGACACTGAAGGGGTTACCGAACTGAGTACAGACCCAATCGGTTCCGGACCATACACCTTAGGAGATTTTGCTCCTGAAGAGTATGTATACCTTGAAAGAAACTTGGATTATATGTATGAAGATTTATTCCTAATCGAAGAAATCTTACTGGAAGCAACGGAAATGACTACGGAAATGGATGATTTGTTAACCGGTACCGTAGACTTATTAGCCGGTCAAATTGACCCGGACAACATTCGAGACGCGGAAGCGGCTGAAAACATCAACTTGAACAGCTACCCACGAAGCGGATACGGATACGTTAAGACCAACAACGAATTTGGTCCCACCGCAGAAAAAGAAGTAAGACAAGCCCTTTACTATTCTTTTAACCTTGAAGAGTTTGTAAGTGAGTACTTCGATGGTTATGCAAACACTCAGTACCACCCCTATTCGCAAGAATCCTGGGCAGTAACGGATGAATGGGTAGACTCTATTGCAGCTTACGACTTTGATATGGATCGAGCAAAAGAGATCTTAGACGACGCCGACTGGCAAGTTGGCGACAGCGGTTACAGAGAAAAAGACGGCGAAGAACTGGAGCTTTTCATTTTAACCATGCCGGAACATGATATCCTTGAAACCTTAGTACCCATGTGGGAACGAGACTGGGGCGGAGAGCTTGATATCAACCTGAACATTTCACAACAAGAGTTCAACTCCATCCTGGATACGATTATCTATGACTCCGATGCCAACGTTGAAGAGTGGAGCATGTTCTTCTTAGCAACAACCATTACAAGCTACGACCCTCATGGTACGGTAGAAGGTTCTTTCCACTCTAGAAACATCGGATCCGGACAGAACAATACTTCCAGATATTCTAACCCTGAGTTGGATGAAATGATGGACGATGCGGAAAGAATTATGGATCAAGAAGAAGCCATCCCTGCATACCAGGAAATCGGTGAAATCTTAACGGAAGATGCAGCATTCATGCCTGTATATGCCAACACCTACTTTGATTTCTATGATGAAAAAATTGTAGACTTCGAAACCCACGGTATCTACAACTGGGTAGCAGCAATGCGACACGCAAGAATTGAAGAGTAA
- the opp4C gene encoding oligopeptide ABC transporter permease gives MSEANVDQNVNAPRLKPEGPWKIAWNRFKKNKIALVGGISFVAIVIAVIIIPMIYSFNLWRDVEGVTTGQLVRETLNVDLRAHGFELENSEQPPSRENLLGTDRQGRDVMFRLFYGGRISMLVGVLSAFLTVTLGTLVGGVAGYYGGKTDGFLMRFAEIVQSIPFLPMMMVISAAMRWVPSEQTMLVVVFVVGILSWPGLARVVRGQILSLREQEFMQATEILGISDTSRIGRHLLPNVLAYIIVSATLGMGSAILMEAGLSFLGLGVTPPMPSWGNMIQTARNSTVFLNYPWIWIPPGLMIMLTVVSVNLLGEGLRDAFDPKEIR, from the coding sequence ATGTCTGAAGCAAATGTTGATCAAAATGTGAATGCTCCTCGCTTGAAGCCCGAAGGTCCGTGGAAGATTGCGTGGAATCGATTCAAAAAAAATAAAATAGCATTGGTCGGTGGGATAAGTTTTGTAGCCATCGTCATTGCAGTAATCATCATACCGATGATTTATTCGTTTAACCTATGGCGGGATGTGGAAGGTGTCACCACCGGGCAGCTCGTTCGAGAAACCTTGAATGTGGATCTTCGAGCCCATGGTTTTGAGTTGGAGAACTCGGAGCAGCCCCCCTCAAGAGAAAACCTCTTAGGTACGGACCGTCAAGGACGGGACGTCATGTTCCGATTGTTTTATGGGGGACGGATCTCCATGTTGGTCGGGGTCCTCTCGGCGTTCTTAACGGTAACCCTGGGAACCTTGGTTGGTGGTGTGGCAGGATACTATGGAGGAAAAACTGATGGATTTCTAATGCGTTTCGCGGAAATTGTTCAGTCCATCCCCTTTTTACCGATGATGATGGTAATATCCGCAGCCATGCGCTGGGTACCCTCAGAACAAACCATGCTTGTTGTAGTATTCGTAGTCGGTATCCTCAGTTGGCCGGGACTCGCCCGTGTGGTTCGTGGTCAAATACTCTCCCTCCGGGAGCAGGAATTCATGCAGGCGACGGAAATTCTAGGTATTTCGGATACTTCAAGGATTGGACGGCATTTACTGCCGAATGTATTGGCCTATATTATTGTAAGTGCTACCCTTGGAATGGGTTCGGCGATTCTTATGGAAGCGGGACTGTCTTTCTTAGGGCTAGGGGTTACACCTCCAATGCCAAGTTGGGGTAATATGATTCAGACCGCACGGAACTCCACGGTATTCCTCAACTATCCATGGATTTGGATTCCACCGGGTTTGATGATTATGTTAACCGTAGTAAGTGTAAATTTGTTAGGTGAAGGTCTTAGAGATGCTTTCGACCCAAAAGAGATTAGGTAG
- a CDS encoding fused response regulator/phosphatase: MHYSVLIVDDMPVNRKLMKKVLKNSVEEVTFYEAEDGFEALELLGKKEIDLIILDLMMPGKDGYQVLREIKGKEALKDIPVIVNSAVDDMGSFKETLTLGAIDYFTKPITPDQMKVIIPLKVHNALKFYEQKKELMKANEKMMQEMKIASVLQKALITGEQDLKKVRVKSKYIPSSQIGGDFHDCIETEDKVWFIIADVTGHGVAAAMVSSMVKVIFNHVIQESRSPKEVLEHINYTFYHMMSDNRHLCFSAFVGVIEKDRLTYANAGHPYAGLYQKNSGEVRSLEQNGFLIGVFEDTDYEDLTTAIEPGDFIIAYTDGLYETKMDEGESSNSHETVFEEMKKHKSLIPHRQEDFMKAMIHSFGKFEDGDFEDDVALMMIEVKS, translated from the coding sequence ATGCATTACAGTGTTTTAATAGTGGACGATATGCCGGTGAACCGGAAACTGATGAAGAAGGTGCTGAAAAATAGCGTGGAGGAAGTCACCTTCTATGAGGCGGAGGACGGTTTTGAAGCCTTGGAACTATTGGGAAAGAAAGAAATTGATTTAATCATCCTGGATTTGATGATGCCGGGGAAAGACGGTTATCAAGTGCTTCGGGAGATCAAGGGGAAAGAGGCCTTAAAGGATATACCGGTTATTGTAAATTCCGCCGTGGACGATATGGGCAGTTTTAAAGAAACCCTAACCCTTGGGGCCATAGATTACTTCACAAAGCCCATTACGCCGGATCAAATGAAGGTGATTATTCCCTTAAAGGTTCATAACGCCCTGAAGTTTTACGAGCAGAAAAAAGAGCTGATGAAGGCCAACGAAAAAATGATGCAGGAGATGAAAATCGCCAGCGTTCTTCAAAAAGCCCTGATTACGGGAGAACAGGACTTAAAGAAGGTTCGGGTGAAAAGTAAATATATTCCCTCCAGTCAAATCGGAGGAGATTTTCATGACTGTATAGAAACGGAAGACAAAGTATGGTTTATCATCGCCGATGTAACCGGTCACGGGGTGGCGGCGGCCATGGTATCCTCTATGGTCAAGGTGATTTTTAATCATGTGATTCAAGAGAGTAGGTCCCCCAAAGAGGTGTTAGAGCATATTAATTATACCTTTTACCACATGATGAGTGATAACCGCCACCTTTGTTTTTCCGCCTTTGTGGGGGTCATTGAAAAGGACCGGTTAACCTATGCCAATGCGGGGCATCCCTATGCCGGGCTTTATCAAAAGAACTCCGGGGAAGTAAGAAGTCTTGAACAAAACGGTTTTCTGATCGGCGTTTTTGAAGATACGGACTACGAGGATCTGACCACGGCCATCGAACCCGGGGACTTTATCATCGCCTATACCGACGGTTTGTATGAGACCAAAATGGATGAGGGCGAAAGTTCCAACAGTCATGAAACCGTATTTGAAGAAATGAAAAAGCATAAATCCTTGATTCCCCATCGCCAGGAGGATTTTATGAAAGCCATGATTCACAGTTTTGGAAAATTCGAGGACGGAGATTTTGAAGATGACGTGGCCTTGATGATGATTGAGGTGAAATCTTAG
- a CDS encoding ABC transporter ATP-binding protein, which translates to MRDKREPILEVKNVKKYFPVSAGVFKKPLQVKAVDDVSFTMYKGETLGLVGESGCGKSTLGRTIVRLYEPTDGEIIFKGNDISHLSSHKLKYLRQQMQLIFQDPYSSLNPRMNVNSIVGEAMLTHKMVKKGPEYEDRVVEIVEKCGLAAYHVNRYPHQFSGGQRQRIGVARALALNPEFIVADEPVSALDVSVQSQVLNMMNSLKDEFGLSYLFISHDLSVVKHISDRIGVMYLGSLVELTNKEALYEKPLHPYTKALLAAIPEPDPTKIKKMEAIKGEIPSNINTPSGCKFHTRCPYMKDICKEEVPEFRELEEDHFVACHFAGEI; encoded by the coding sequence ATGCGAGATAAGAGAGAGCCGATATTAGAAGTCAAAAACGTGAAAAAGTATTTTCCCGTTAGCGCAGGAGTATTTAAAAAACCCCTTCAGGTAAAAGCCGTGGATGATGTTTCCTTTACCATGTATAAAGGAGAAACCCTAGGTCTAGTAGGGGAATCCGGTTGTGGGAAATCCACACTGGGAAGAACCATTGTACGACTGTACGAACCCACGGATGGAGAAATTATTTTCAAGGGTAACGACATTTCTCATCTCAGCAGTCATAAACTGAAATATCTGCGTCAACAGATGCAGCTGATTTTTCAGGATCCTTACAGTTCCTTGAATCCTCGAATGAACGTAAACTCCATTGTAGGAGAAGCCATGCTTACCCACAAGATGGTAAAAAAAGGCCCGGAATATGAGGACCGGGTAGTAGAGATTGTTGAAAAATGTGGATTGGCCGCCTATCACGTGAATCGTTATCCTCACCAGTTCTCCGGTGGACAGCGACAGCGGATCGGTGTGGCCCGGGCCCTGGCTTTGAATCCTGAATTTATTGTTGCGGATGAGCCGGTTTCCGCCCTGGATGTATCGGTACAGTCCCAGGTGCTGAACATGATGAATAGTCTGAAGGACGAGTTTGGTCTTTCCTATCTGTTTATTTCCCATGACTTGAGTGTGGTAAAGCATATCAGTGACCGTATCGGGGTTATGTATTTAGGGTCTTTGGTGGAGCTGACCAATAAAGAAGCCTTATACGAGAAGCCACTGCATCCATATACCAAAGCCTTACTGGCTGCAATTCCCGAGCCGGATCCAACAAAGATCAAAAAGATGGAGGCCATAAAAGGGGAGATCCCAAGTAATATCAATACCCCTTCCGGTTGCAAATTTCATACCCGGTGCCCTTATATGAAGGATATCTGTAAAGAAGAGGTACCGGAATTCCGAGAGCTGGAAGAAGATCATTTTGTGGCATGTCATTTTGCAGGAGAGATCTAA
- the ileS gene encoding isoleucine--tRNA ligase translates to MKNFKALPKDPVAKREEKVTDFWISEIILDKSIENREGKTPFVFYEGPPTANGKPGIHHVISRTLKDSVCRHRTMKGYQVKRKAGWDTHGLPVEIEVEKQLGLSNKQEIEDYGLEKFNDQCRHSVFTYEKQWREMTEKMGYSIDLDNPYITLDNDYIESVWWILDKFFKEDFIYEGHKILPYCPRCGTGLASHEVSQGYKEIKSNTVTAKFKRKGHEEYFLVWTTTPWTLASNVALAVHPDHTYLKVKANEELYYVEENLAKQVVGEDFEVVDSIMGKDMEYMEYEQLMPFVKPDKKAFFVTVADFVTTDDGTGIVHLAPAFGEDDYQVGQKYNLPVLQPVDEKGEYTDTPWKGRFVMDETVDVDIIKWLHGQGKLFKKEKQEHNYPHCWRCSTPLLYYGKPSWYIEMTKIKDRLIENNNSVNWYPDYVGEKRFGNWLENLNDWAISRNRYWGTPLNIWTCECGNKTSIGSQKELKERAVENLTEDVELHRPYVDDVHLNCDQCGGTMNRVEEVIDCWFDSGAMPFAQHHYPFENKENFDDLFPADFICEGIDQTRGWFYSLLAISSFVKGVSPYKNVLVNDLILDKEGKKMSKSKGNTVDPFTLFEEYGADALRWYLLYVSPAWTPTKFDIEGLKEVKSKFFGTLENVYNFFTLYANTDGVNPKEFFVEYKDRPELDQWILSKYNSVIKEVDQDLLVYDLTKAVRKIQDFVNEDLSNWYIRRARRRFWASELDQDKKAVYNTTHEILGGVARMMAPFAPFMADELYQRLTGEESVHLADYPEVNESLVQKEVEEPMDLVRDLVGLGRATREKSKLKVRQPLNKIIVDGRKKHLINGLTPLLKEELNIKEVEFTENLNEYMNFSLKPNFKVAGPKLGGKIKALPKVLNTLDTDKAVEQVKREGSIEVEMDGEKITLGEEDLMINISAKEGFTVEMDGTKFVILDTTLTPDLIDEGYAREFVSKVQQIRKNQDFEVLDNIEITYCGSEEIQKAVEKHRDYIMKETLATKLQATDEKCEEEYNLNDHPTGIAVKRVEA, encoded by the coding sequence GTGAAAAATTTTAAAGCTTTGCCCAAGGACCCCGTTGCCAAGCGAGAAGAAAAAGTAACGGATTTTTGGATTTCCGAGATAATTCTAGACAAAAGCATTGAAAATCGAGAAGGAAAGACCCCCTTTGTTTTCTATGAAGGCCCTCCCACAGCCAACGGGAAGCCGGGAATTCATCACGTGATTTCCAGAACCCTAAAGGACTCGGTTTGTCGTCACCGAACCATGAAGGGGTATCAGGTGAAACGAAAAGCCGGGTGGGACACCCACGGACTGCCTGTGGAGATCGAAGTGGAAAAACAGTTGGGTCTGTCCAACAAACAGGAAATTGAAGACTACGGACTGGAAAAGTTTAATGATCAATGCCGGCATTCGGTCTTTACCTATGAGAAACAGTGGCGGGAGATGACGGAGAAAATGGGCTACTCCATTGATCTGGACAATCCCTACATCACCTTAGACAACGATTACATTGAATCCGTTTGGTGGATCCTGGATAAATTCTTTAAAGAGGATTTCATCTATGAGGGCCATAAAATCCTTCCCTACTGTCCGAGATGCGGAACAGGACTTGCCTCCCATGAGGTTTCCCAGGGATATAAGGAGATCAAATCCAATACGGTAACGGCGAAGTTCAAGCGAAAGGGTCACGAGGAGTACTTTTTAGTATGGACCACAACCCCCTGGACCCTGGCTTCCAATGTTGCCCTGGCCGTACATCCCGACCACACCTACCTAAAAGTAAAAGCCAATGAGGAACTGTATTACGTAGAAGAGAATCTGGCGAAACAAGTGGTGGGGGAAGATTTTGAAGTAGTGGACAGCATAATGGGAAAAGACATGGAATACATGGAATACGAACAGTTAATGCCCTTCGTCAAGCCGGATAAAAAAGCGTTTTTCGTAACCGTGGCGGATTTTGTTACCACGGATGACGGTACAGGCATTGTCCACCTGGCTCCGGCCTTTGGAGAGGATGACTACCAGGTGGGACAGAAATACAACCTTCCTGTATTGCAGCCCGTGGACGAAAAGGGAGAATATACCGATACCCCCTGGAAGGGCCGCTTTGTCATGGACGAAACCGTGGATGTGGATATTATCAAATGGCTTCACGGCCAGGGAAAGCTCTTTAAAAAGGAAAAACAGGAGCACAACTACCCTCACTGCTGGAGATGTTCCACGCCCCTATTGTACTACGGAAAGCCCAGCTGGTATATTGAAATGACGAAAATTAAGGACCGGTTGATTGAAAACAACAACAGTGTCAACTGGTATCCGGATTACGTGGGAGAAAAACGTTTTGGCAACTGGCTGGAAAATTTGAATGACTGGGCCATTTCCAGAAACCGATACTGGGGAACACCGCTGAATATTTGGACCTGTGAATGCGGAAACAAAACCTCCATCGGATCCCAAAAGGAATTAAAGGAAAGAGCCGTTGAAAACCTGACGGAAGATGTGGAACTGCACCGACCTTATGTGGATGACGTGCACCTGAACTGTGATCAGTGCGGCGGTACTATGAACCGGGTGGAAGAGGTTATTGACTGCTGGTTTGACAGCGGGGCCATGCCCTTTGCCCAGCATCACTACCCCTTTGAGAATAAAGAGAATTTTGATGACTTGTTTCCTGCAGATTTTATCTGCGAAGGGATTGACCAAACGAGAGGATGGTTCTACTCCTTACTGGCGATTTCCAGCTTTGTCAAAGGAGTCTCCCCTTACAAGAACGTGCTGGTCAACGACCTGATTCTTGATAAAGAGGGTAAGAAAATGTCTAAATCCAAGGGCAACACCGTGGATCCCTTTACCCTGTTCGAAGAGTACGGCGCCGATGCCCTGCGCTGGTACCTCCTTTATGTATCCCCGGCCTGGACCCCGACGAAGTTTGATATTGAAGGGCTCAAAGAAGTAAAAAGCAAGTTCTTCGGCACCCTGGAGAATGTTTACAACTTCTTTACTTTATACGCCAACACCGACGGGGTAAACCCGAAGGAATTCTTTGTGGAGTACAAGGACCGACCGGAGCTGGACCAATGGATTCTATCGAAATACAACAGTGTAATCAAAGAAGTGGACCAGGACCTGCTGGTTTATGATCTAACCAAAGCGGTTCGGAAAATCCAGGACTTTGTCAATGAGGATTTGTCCAATTGGTATATTCGCCGGGCAAGACGAAGATTTTGGGCCTCGGAACTGGACCAGGATAAAAAGGCGGTATACAACACCACCCACGAAATCCTGGGCGGGGTAGCAAGAATGATGGCCCCCTTCGCACCCTTTATGGCTGATGAGCTGTATCAGCGTTTGACGGGAGAAGAGTCGGTGCATCTTGCGGACTATCCGGAAGTGAATGAGAGCCTGGTGCAAAAAGAAGTGGAAGAGCCCATGGACTTGGTTCGGGACCTGGTGGGTCTTGGACGGGCCACAAGGGAAAAATCCAAACTGAAGGTGCGCCAACCCTTAAACAAGATTATTGTGGACGGAAGAAAAAAACATTTAATCAACGGTCTGACTCCCCTTCTGAAGGAAGAGCTGAACATTAAAGAAGTGGAGTTTACGGAAAACTTGAATGAATATATGAACTTTAGCCTAAAGCCCAACTTTAAGGTGGCGGGACCGAAACTGGGCGGAAAAATCAAAGCCCTTCCCAAGGTTTTAAACACCCTGGACACGGATAAAGCCGTGGAGCAAGTAAAAAGAGAGGGCTCCATTGAAGTGGAAATGGACGGGGAAAAGATCACCTTGGGGGAAGAGGATTTAATGATCAACATCTCGGCGAAGGAAGGCTTTACCGTGGAAATGGACGGTACCAAGTTTGTGATCCTGGATACCACCCTGACCCCGGACTTAATTGATGAAGGTTATGCCCGGGAGTTCGTCTCAAAGGTACAGCAAATACGAAAGAATCAGGACTTCGAAGTCTTAGACAACATCGAAATCACCTACTGCGGCAGCGAAGAAATTCAAAAGGCCGTGGAGAAACACCGGGACTACATCATGAAAGAAACCCTGGCGACAAAACTACAGGCCACGGATGAAAAATGCGAAGAGGAATACAATCTAAACGATCACCCCACGGGCATCGCCGTAAAGCGGGTCGAAGCCTAG
- a CDS encoding YncE family protein: protein MVEYLIVLNKDEDSISFVDIKKGEEVKKIDTDHNPHEVVVTKDGKKTYVTCSLGNTIDVIDNERLEIVKRITHEDFNFPHGLDLVKEDRKLYVASTYSEKIFIIDTKTDEIEKVFPTFQGLSHMVEPSPDRKTLYVPNIGSDNVTVIDVEKEEITGHFPVGKGPEGLACSKDGKYVYVANQEDNTLYVVNRETLKPDFKRRVGDCPIRIVFSPDGRYALIPNRFSRDVSVIDTKHRMKGKEVPWEIKRIPIGIWPGGVCFNESGSTAFVANNKTNDISFIDMNTLEEIKRVKVGVHPDGMAYLKKG, encoded by the coding sequence ATGGTCGAGTACTTAATCGTGTTAAACAAAGATGAAGACAGCATTTCCTTTGTGGATATTAAAAAGGGGGAAGAGGTAAAAAAGATTGACACCGATCACAACCCCCACGAAGTGGTGGTCACCAAGGACGGAAAGAAAACCTACGTTACCTGCTCCCTGGGAAATACCATTGATGTAATCGATAATGAGCGTTTGGAAATCGTAAAAAGAATCACCCATGAAGATTTTAACTTTCCCCATGGACTTGATCTGGTCAAGGAAGACCGTAAATTATATGTGGCATCCACCTATAGTGAAAAAATCTTTATCATCGATACCAAAACCGATGAAATTGAGAAGGTTTTTCCCACCTTCCAGGGACTGTCCCATATGGTGGAGCCTTCTCCTGACAGAAAAACCTTATATGTTCCCAACATCGGTTCCGATAATGTAACCGTCATTGATGTGGAAAAGGAAGAGATCACCGGACATTTTCCCGTGGGTAAGGGCCCGGAAGGTCTAGCCTGCTCGAAGGATGGAAAATACGTTTACGTGGCAAACCAGGAGGACAACACCCTTTATGTAGTGAACCGGGAAACCTTGAAACCGGATTTCAAAAGACGGGTAGGGGATTGCCCCATACGGATCGTCTTCTCCCCCGACGGCCGTTACGCCTTGATTCCGAACCGCTTCTCCCGGGATGTTTCGGTGATTGATACAAAGCACCGGATGAAGGGTAAGGAAGTGCCCTGGGAGATTAAGCGAATCCCCATCGGTATCTGGCCGGGAGGCGTATGTTTTAATGAGTCGGGATCCACGGCTTTTGTGGCCAATAACAAAACCAACGATATCTCCTTCATTGATATGAATACCCTAGAGGAGATCAAGCGAGTGAAAGTCGGTGTGCATCCTGACGGGATGGCGTATTTGAAAAAAGGATAA
- a CDS encoding ABC transporter permease, whose protein sequence is MLRFLGKRLLQLIPTLLIISMLIFIVLDFMPGDPVQAYLGQGSEVSPERQEQIREQLGLDRPLPIQYFNWLGRVLTGDLGRTNIYNADVSEVIFGFIWNSFLLNIFALIFALLIAIPVGIKSAVKKYGLFDNFFTVFSLTGVSMPTFFFALILIFLFARNIEWIPLNGMRTSIMAVRGYDSLWQNIVDVGRHMLLPVLVLTMTSLATLTRYTRNSVIEVINQDYIRTARSKGLKEKVVIYKHAFRNALLPLITILGMWVPALFGGAILLETVFLWPGIGRVLLNGITSQDLSLVMATLVFYALLRVIGNLLADVSYGLADPRVRVK, encoded by the coding sequence ATGCTAAGATTTTTAGGGAAACGTCTATTACAATTAATCCCAACATTATTGATCATTTCAATGTTGATATTTATTGTACTAGACTTTATGCCGGGAGATCCGGTACAAGCCTATCTAGGACAGGGCTCGGAAGTATCTCCTGAAAGACAGGAACAAATTCGTGAACAATTAGGTTTAGATCGACCCCTTCCAATTCAGTACTTCAATTGGCTAGGAAGGGTATTAACAGGAGACTTAGGTAGAACCAATATCTATAATGCGGATGTTAGTGAAGTGATTTTCGGATTCATCTGGAACTCCTTTTTATTGAATATCTTTGCATTGATCTTCGCATTACTTATCGCCATCCCCGTGGGGATCAAATCCGCGGTAAAAAAGTATGGCCTGTTTGATAATTTCTTTACGGTGTTTTCACTCACCGGGGTGTCCATGCCCACTTTTTTCTTTGCCTTGATACTGATATTTCTCTTTGCAAGGAACATCGAATGGATTCCCTTAAACGGAATGAGAACTTCTATTATGGCTGTTCGTGGTTATGACAGTCTGTGGCAGAATATTGTGGACGTTGGTCGTCATATGCTGCTTCCCGTACTTGTATTAACCATGACAAGTTTGGCAACCCTTACCCGTTACACGCGAAACTCTGTAATCGAGGTAATTAACCAAGACTATATTCGAACTGCGCGATCCAAGGGATTAAAGGAAAAAGTGGTAATTTACAAACATGCCTTTAGAAATGCCTTACTTCCCTTAATTACCATTCTCGGAATGTGGGTTCCCGCCTTATTCGGTGGAGCGATCTTACTTGAAACCGTATTCCTATGGCCGGGAATTGGAAGAGTATTACTAAACGGTATTACCAGTCAGGATCTATCACTAGTTATGGCAACTCTGGTATTCTATGCACTTTTAAGAGTAATCGGAAATCTTTTAGCCGATGTTTCTTATGGGCTTGCAGATCCCAGAGTACGAGTAAAGTAG